A window from Streptomyces sp. NBC_00299 encodes these proteins:
- a CDS encoding helix-turn-helix transcriptional regulator, with translation MKSSRLVSILLLLQTRGRMTAAQLAEELEVSVRTVYRDVEALGAAGVPLYGDAGHAGGYRLLDGYRTRLTGLTSSEAEALFLAGAPGPAAQLGLGSVLAAAQLKVRAALPAELRTHADRISGRFHLDAPGWYADADETPHLPAVADAVWNSRVLHVLYRRWREPTDVERRLEPYGLVLKAGRWYVVAGPGPRTFRVDQILQLTPVREKFTRPADFDLAAYWRAYQRDFHDRLYRREAVVRLAPGVTLDRAAGHRTENDGWTRVTVTIESVDHAHAEFLRLGTGIEVLQPPELRERIARTVAELAERYGNFATHGGD, from the coding sequence GTGAAGTCCAGCCGACTCGTCTCGATCCTCCTGCTGCTCCAGACCCGCGGCCGGATGACCGCCGCGCAACTCGCCGAGGAGCTGGAGGTGTCGGTGCGCACGGTCTACCGGGACGTCGAGGCACTGGGCGCGGCCGGCGTGCCGCTGTACGGCGATGCGGGCCACGCCGGTGGCTACCGCCTGCTCGACGGATACCGCACCCGCCTCACCGGCCTGACCAGCAGCGAGGCCGAGGCACTCTTCCTCGCCGGCGCGCCAGGTCCCGCAGCCCAACTCGGCCTCGGCTCCGTGCTGGCCGCGGCCCAGCTCAAGGTCCGCGCCGCCCTGCCCGCGGAACTGCGCACCCACGCCGACCGGATCAGCGGCCGCTTCCACCTCGACGCGCCCGGCTGGTACGCCGACGCCGACGAGACGCCGCACCTCCCGGCCGTGGCCGACGCGGTCTGGAACAGCCGCGTCCTGCACGTCCTGTACCGCCGCTGGCGTGAGCCCACCGACGTGGAGCGCCGCCTGGAGCCGTACGGACTCGTCCTGAAGGCGGGCCGCTGGTACGTCGTCGCGGGCCCCGGGCCCCGCACCTTCCGCGTCGACCAGATCCTTCAACTCACCCCCGTCCGCGAAAAGTTCACTCGCCCCGCCGACTTCGACCTGGCCGCGTACTGGAGGGCGTACCAGCGCGACTTCCACGACCGGCTGTACCGCCGGGAGGCGGTGGTGCGGCTGGCTCCCGGAGTGACCCTCGACCGCGCGGCCGGCCACCGTACGGAGAACGACGGCTGGACCAGGGTCACCGTCACCATCGAGTCCGTCGACCACGCCCACGCCGAGTTCCTGCGCCTCGGCACCGGCATCGAGGTGCTCCAGCCGCCCGAACTGCGCGAGAGGATCGCCCGGACAGTGGCCGAACTGGCCGAGAGATACGGCAACTTCGCCACGCACGGCGGCGACTGA
- a CDS encoding class I SAM-dependent methyltransferase translates to MLDYDKEAERYDASRGGEPRAAAAAQAVLGLLPDGTRQLLDVACGTGIVTRRLAAGRDGLRVTGVDLAPAMARQAATRLPGAVVLADSRRLPFPGNGFDAVTSVWLLHLAQSAQDVRTIVGECARVLRPGGVYVTTVDKGAAHNVGSDIDAVMASRPPRPARDAAELVESYALGHGLVPAGGSGFTGHGQGRSPRRTMADLRRGWFVTVPPGGALADGFAARLAKLPDQDRPRPDPVFTLRAFRKTE, encoded by the coding sequence GTGCTCGACTACGACAAGGAAGCCGAGCGGTACGACGCCTCGCGCGGCGGCGAGCCCCGGGCCGCCGCCGCGGCCCAGGCCGTGCTGGGCCTGCTGCCGGACGGGACCCGGCAGCTGCTCGACGTCGCCTGCGGCACCGGCATCGTGACGCGTCGGCTCGCCGCCGGGCGGGACGGCCTCCGTGTGACCGGCGTCGACCTCGCGCCCGCCATGGCCCGGCAGGCCGCCACCCGCCTGCCCGGCGCCGTCGTGCTCGCCGACAGCCGCAGGCTGCCGTTCCCGGGCAACGGCTTCGACGCTGTCACCAGCGTGTGGTTGCTGCACCTCGCGCAGTCCGCGCAGGACGTACGGACCATCGTCGGCGAGTGCGCCCGCGTGCTGCGGCCCGGCGGGGTCTACGTCACCACCGTCGACAAGGGCGCCGCGCACAACGTGGGCAGTGACATCGACGCCGTCATGGCATCCCGCCCGCCCCGCCCGGCCAGGGACGCGGCGGAGCTCGTCGAGTCGTACGCACTGGGCCACGGCCTGGTCCCGGCCGGCGGGTCCGGCTTCACCGGTCACGGCCAGGGCCGCAGCCCTCGCCGCACGATGGCCGACCTGCGCCGGGGCTGGTTCGTCACCGTGCCGCCCGGCGGCGCGCTCGCCGACGGTTTCGCCGCCCGCCTGGCGAAGCTCCCGGACCAGGACCGGCCCCGGCCGGACCCGGTGTTCACGCTCCGGGCGTTCCGCAAGACCGAGTGA
- a CDS encoding ADP-ribosylglycohydrolase family protein, translating into MTEPWTSTLAGEAVYRARVRGCLLGGALGDALGYPIEFSSLDRIRSAHGERGVTGLVFAGDSRVALVSDDTQMTLFTVEALIQAHRRERLKGIGGGWALLVRRAYERWLETQRHPGPEQAAPPQSGAPEGGLITQEWLYARRAPGNACVTGIALGEYAPDPGLALDGTPGQVNPDSKGCGAVMRSAPFGLLNSADGAFAMAARAAQITHGHPTGYYAAGALAAIVAHLVAGESLEGAVLRTLRLLARHPGHEETSVALTEALDLAQEGAPTAEKIESLGAGWVAEEALAIGVYCALVAPAAPDALLLSVNHSGDSDSTGSVCGNLLGARHGDHGLPHEWLERVEGRAQIAALADDLAAEGVRR; encoded by the coding sequence ATGACCGAGCCGTGGACGTCGACCCTGGCGGGCGAGGCCGTGTACCGGGCCCGAGTGCGTGGCTGCCTCCTCGGCGGAGCCCTCGGTGACGCCCTCGGCTACCCGATCGAATTCAGCTCGCTGGACCGGATCCGGTCGGCGCACGGCGAGCGCGGAGTGACCGGACTCGTCTTCGCCGGTGACAGCCGCGTGGCCCTGGTCAGTGACGACACGCAGATGACCCTCTTCACCGTCGAGGCGCTGATCCAGGCCCATCGGCGCGAGCGGCTCAAGGGCATCGGCGGCGGATGGGCCCTCCTCGTGCGCCGGGCCTACGAGCGCTGGCTGGAGACCCAGCGCCACCCCGGCCCGGAGCAGGCCGCACCGCCGCAGAGCGGCGCCCCCGAGGGCGGCCTGATCACCCAGGAGTGGCTGTACGCCCGCCGGGCTCCCGGCAACGCGTGCGTGACGGGGATCGCCCTGGGGGAGTACGCCCCCGACCCCGGGCTCGCCCTCGACGGCACGCCCGGACAGGTCAACCCCGACTCCAAGGGCTGCGGCGCGGTCATGCGCTCGGCCCCCTTCGGCCTGCTGAATTCCGCCGACGGCGCCTTCGCCATGGCCGCCCGCGCCGCCCAGATCACCCACGGTCACCCCACCGGCTACTACGCGGCGGGCGCCCTGGCCGCGATCGTCGCGCACCTCGTCGCGGGCGAATCCCTGGAGGGAGCGGTCCTGCGCACGCTGCGGCTGCTGGCGCGCCACCCCGGCCACGAGGAGACCTCGGTCGCGCTCACGGAGGCCCTCGACCTGGCCCAGGAGGGCGCTCCGACGGCGGAGAAGATCGAGTCACTGGGCGCCGGCTGGGTCGCCGAGGAGGCGCTCGCGATCGGCGTGTACTGCGCCCTCGTCGCGCCCGCCGCGCCGGACGCCCTGCTGCTGTCCGTCAACCACTCGGGCGACAGCGACTCCACCGGCTCCGTCTGCGGCAACCTGCTGGGCGCCCGGCACGGCGACCACGGCCTCCCGCACGAATGGCTGGAGCGGGTCGAGGGCCGGGCGCAGATCGCCGCTCTGGCCGACGACCTGGCGGCCGAAGGCGTGCGGCGCTGA
- a CDS encoding 4a-hydroxytetrahydrobiopterin dehydratase: protein MPLEPLSQKEIEDRLAELPGWTSDGDRIARSYRLASHFAATAMVVHIAQVQEELDHHSDLTLGYNTVSLTVNTHTVGGVTERDFALAHRIEELAPGHGAQ from the coding sequence ATGCCCCTCGAACCGCTGTCGCAGAAGGAGATCGAGGACCGGCTCGCGGAGCTGCCGGGCTGGACGTCGGACGGCGACCGCATCGCCCGCTCCTACCGGCTCGCCTCGCACTTCGCGGCCACGGCGATGGTCGTGCACATCGCCCAGGTCCAGGAGGAGCTCGACCACCATTCCGACCTCACCCTCGGCTACAACACGGTGTCCCTCACCGTGAACACGCACACCGTGGGCGGCGTGACCGAGCGGGACTTCGCGCTCGCCCACAGGATCGAGGAGCTCGCCCCCGGCCACGGGGCACAGTGA
- a CDS encoding helix-turn-helix domain-containing protein, with protein sequence MTMVPPGDAAPSTAPADRGVGPLLRAWREQRRVSQLELALRADSSARHISFIETGRSRPSEEMVLRLAEHLDVPVRERNALLLAAGYAPRYPETPLYDPALDALRAGMERLIQGYEPYPAVVVDAMYNVHAANRGILMLLDGVPERLLTPPLNAMRLTLHPEGLAPRIRNLHEWRGHLLSQMERQIALHRSEPLRRLYEEVAAYPAPEERPGSREADPEPLETAPYFALPMQIEHEGRVLSFISSISTFNTPMDVTVAELAIETFLPADPATVKYLQSLMS encoded by the coding sequence ATGACCATGGTCCCGCCCGGAGATGCCGCCCCCAGCACCGCCCCCGCCGATCGGGGCGTAGGCCCTCTACTGCGGGCCTGGCGGGAGCAACGGCGCGTCAGCCAGCTGGAGTTGGCGCTGCGGGCGGACTCCTCGGCGCGGCACATCAGCTTCATCGAGACGGGCCGTTCGCGGCCGAGCGAGGAGATGGTGCTGCGGCTGGCCGAGCACCTGGACGTGCCGGTGCGCGAACGCAACGCGCTGCTGCTGGCCGCCGGGTACGCCCCGCGCTATCCGGAGACCCCGCTGTACGACCCGGCGCTGGACGCGCTGCGCGCCGGCATGGAGCGGCTGATCCAGGGCTACGAGCCGTACCCGGCGGTCGTCGTCGACGCGATGTACAACGTCCACGCGGCCAACCGGGGCATCCTGATGCTCCTCGACGGCGTCCCGGAGCGCCTGCTCACGCCCCCGCTGAACGCGATGCGTCTGACGCTGCACCCGGAAGGCCTCGCGCCGCGCATCCGCAACCTCCACGAGTGGCGCGGCCACCTGCTGTCCCAGATGGAGCGCCAGATCGCCCTGCACCGCTCCGAACCGCTGCGCCGGCTGTACGAGGAGGTCGCGGCGTATCCGGCGCCGGAGGAGAGGCCCGGTTCACGGGAGGCGGACCCCGAACCGCTCGAAACCGCCCCGTACTTCGCCCTGCCGATGCAGATCGAGCACGAGGGCCGCGTCCTGTCCTTCATCTCCTCCATCTCCACGTTCAACACCCCCATGGACGTGACCGTCGCCGAGCTGGCCATCGAGACGTTCCTCCCGGCCGACCCGGCGACGGTCAAGTACCTTCAGTCACTGATGTCCTGA
- a CDS encoding rhamnogalacturonan lyase, whose translation MQHPRKHRRRRAAFAATLAAAVLAAAGLTTLNGAGTAEAATARQVEKLDRGVVSVHTADGNLVSWRWLGTDPNDISFNVYRAGTKVNSTPITGSTNYFHSGAPEQADYTVRAIVNGVEQGDSVHAVQFRPGYKDVPISPPAGGTTPDGVAYTYEANDASVGDLDGDGALDIVLKWQPTNAKDNSQSGYTGNTVVDGIKLDGTRLWRVDLGRNIRSGAHYTQFQVYDYDGDGKAEVAMKTADGTRDGTGTVIGSSSADHRNASGYIFSGPEYLTMFNGQSGKAMGTVDYVPARGTVSSWGDSYGNRVDRFLAGTAYLDGSRPSLVMARGYYTRTVIAAWDWRGGSFTRRWTFDTNSSTNSGKGFDGQGSHSLSVGDVDGDGKDEIVYGSMAVDDNGNGLWTTRTGHGDAQHLGDLDPAHAGLEYFKVSESTGQPAELYIDPAGGTVNWKLAACCDNGRGVAGDIWAGNDGAEMWSASDTSVRDEAGAAKGREPSSANFLSWWDGDTVRELLDGTRIDKYGTSSDTRLLTGSGVSSNNGTKATPVLSGDILGDWREEVIWRTGGNTALRIYSTPHATTTKITTLLHDPMYRTGLAWQNTAYNQPPHPSFFIGNGMAAAPRPTVYTP comes from the coding sequence GTGCAGCACCCGCGCAAGCACCGCAGACGCCGGGCCGCGTTCGCCGCGACCCTCGCCGCCGCAGTCCTGGCCGCCGCCGGGCTCACCACCCTGAACGGCGCCGGAACGGCCGAGGCCGCCACCGCCCGCCAGGTCGAGAAGCTCGACCGGGGCGTGGTCAGCGTCCACACCGCCGACGGCAACCTGGTCAGCTGGCGCTGGCTCGGCACCGACCCGAACGACATCTCCTTCAACGTCTACCGGGCCGGTACGAAGGTCAACTCGACGCCGATCACCGGCTCCACGAACTACTTCCACTCCGGCGCCCCCGAACAGGCCGACTACACCGTCCGCGCCATCGTGAACGGCGTCGAGCAGGGCGACTCCGTGCACGCCGTCCAGTTCCGCCCGGGCTACAAGGACGTCCCGATCAGCCCGCCCGCCGGCGGAACGACCCCCGACGGGGTGGCGTACACCTACGAGGCCAACGACGCCTCCGTCGGCGACCTCGACGGCGACGGCGCCCTCGACATCGTCCTCAAGTGGCAGCCCACCAACGCCAAGGACAACTCCCAGTCCGGCTACACCGGCAACACCGTCGTCGACGGCATCAAGCTCGACGGCACCCGGCTGTGGCGCGTCGACCTGGGCCGCAACATCCGCTCGGGCGCGCACTACACGCAGTTCCAGGTGTACGACTACGACGGCGACGGCAAGGCCGAGGTCGCCATGAAGACGGCCGACGGCACGCGCGACGGCACGGGCACGGTGATCGGCAGCTCGTCGGCCGACCACCGGAACGCGTCCGGCTACATCTTCTCCGGTCCCGAGTACCTGACCATGTTCAACGGCCAGAGTGGCAAGGCGATGGGCACGGTGGACTACGTCCCGGCTCGCGGCACGGTCTCGTCCTGGGGCGACTCCTACGGCAACCGGGTCGACCGATTCCTCGCCGGCACCGCCTACTTGGACGGCTCCCGCCCCTCCCTCGTGATGGCCCGCGGCTACTACACCCGTACGGTCATCGCCGCCTGGGACTGGCGAGGCGGAAGCTTCACGCGCCGCTGGACCTTCGACACCAACTCCTCCACCAACAGCGGCAAGGGATTCGACGGCCAGGGCTCGCACAGCCTGTCCGTCGGGGACGTCGACGGCGACGGCAAGGACGAGATCGTCTACGGTTCGATGGCCGTCGACGACAACGGCAACGGCCTGTGGACCACGAGGACGGGCCACGGAGACGCACAGCACCTGGGCGACCTCGACCCCGCGCACGCGGGCCTGGAGTACTTCAAGGTCTCGGAGTCGACCGGACAGCCGGCCGAGCTCTACATCGACCCCGCGGGCGGCACCGTGAACTGGAAGCTCGCCGCTTGCTGCGACAACGGCCGGGGCGTCGCCGGGGACATCTGGGCGGGCAACGACGGCGCCGAGATGTGGTCCGCCTCCGACACCTCCGTCCGCGACGAGGCCGGCGCCGCCAAGGGCCGCGAGCCGTCCTCGGCCAACTTCCTGTCCTGGTGGGACGGCGACACCGTCCGCGAACTCCTCGACGGCACCCGCATCGACAAGTACGGCACCTCGTCCGACACCCGCCTGCTCACCGGCTCCGGAGTCTCCTCCAACAACGGCACGAAGGCCACGCCCGTCCTGTCCGGCGACATCCTCGGCGACTGGCGCGAGGAAGTCATCTGGCGCACGGGCGGTAACACGGCCCTGAGGATCTACTCGACGCCGCACGCGACGACCACGAAGATCACGACCCTGCTCCACGACCCGATGTACCGCACGGGTCTGGCCTGGCAGAACACCGCTTACAACCAGCCGCCGCACCCGAGCTTCTTCATCGGCAACGGCATGGCAGCGGCGCCCAGGCCGACGGTCTACACGCCCTGA